A section of the Agarivorans litoreus genome encodes:
- the murC gene encoding UDP-N-acetylmuramate--L-alanine ligase: MSKVELAKLRTMIPEMRKVKRIHFVGIGGAGMGGIAEVLANEGYQISGSDQAASAMTERLQGVGAEVFFEHSESNIKGANVVVVSTAIKEDNPEVQAARAARIPVVRRAEMLAELMRYRHGVAVAGTHGKTTTTSLIASIYGQAELDPTFVIGGLLNSAGTNARLGNSRYLIAEADESDASFLHLQPMVAVVTNVEPDHMETYGGDEAQLHATFIDFLHNLPFYGVAVMCIDDPGVQALLPQIGRQIITYGFSEEADVRITHFSQQGDRCSFTVNRKDGEQLDISLNMPGEHNALNAAAAIAVASEDGIEDAAIVEALNRFAGIGRRFQQYGEFATGNGSALLVDDYGHHPTEVLATVKAARAAWPERRLVMAFQPHRYSRTRDLYEDFVDVLAQVDSLLLLEVYSAGEEVIAGADSRALCRSLRQRGLEPIYVKQPSELNGLLADVIEDGDVVLTQGAGNIGVLARQLGELQLNINKLKGSES; this comes from the coding sequence ATGAGTAAAGTTGAGTTAGCCAAATTACGAACCATGATTCCAGAAATGCGCAAGGTGAAGCGAATTCACTTCGTGGGAATTGGTGGTGCCGGCATGGGCGGTATCGCCGAGGTATTGGCTAATGAGGGCTATCAAATTTCAGGTTCAGACCAAGCCGCAAGTGCCATGACAGAACGTTTGCAAGGTGTTGGCGCCGAGGTGTTCTTTGAGCACAGTGAAAGCAATATCAAAGGGGCTAATGTAGTGGTGGTATCTACCGCTATTAAAGAAGATAACCCTGAGGTACAAGCCGCCAGAGCAGCGCGAATTCCGGTGGTTCGCCGTGCAGAAATGCTAGCTGAGTTGATGCGTTATCGTCACGGCGTTGCCGTAGCCGGCACGCACGGTAAAACCACAACAACCAGCTTAATTGCCAGCATCTATGGGCAAGCCGAGTTGGATCCTACTTTTGTTATTGGTGGCCTGTTAAATAGCGCAGGCACCAATGCTCGTTTAGGTAATAGCCGTTACTTAATTGCAGAAGCCGACGAAAGCGATGCTTCTTTTCTACATTTGCAGCCAATGGTTGCTGTGGTCACTAATGTAGAGCCCGACCACATGGAAACCTATGGTGGTGACGAAGCTCAGCTACATGCAACCTTTATCGACTTTTTACACAACCTTCCCTTTTACGGTGTAGCGGTGATGTGTATCGACGATCCTGGTGTTCAAGCGTTGCTACCACAGATTGGTCGTCAGATTATTACCTACGGCTTCTCCGAAGAAGCTGACGTACGGATTACTCACTTTTCTCAGCAAGGTGACCGCTGTTCATTCACAGTAAACCGCAAAGATGGTGAGCAACTTGATATATCGTTGAATATGCCCGGCGAGCACAATGCCCTAAATGCGGCGGCGGCCATTGCTGTGGCCAGCGAAGACGGTATTGAAGATGCGGCAATTGTAGAAGCCTTAAATCGTTTTGCCGGTATTGGTCGCCGTTTCCAACAATACGGCGAGTTTGCGACAGGCAATGGCTCAGCCTTGTTAGTGGATGACTACGGGCACCACCCAACAGAAGTGCTGGCAACGGTTAAGGCTGCACGTGCAGCTTGGCCTGAGCGGCGTTTAGTGATGGCATTTCAACCGCACCGCTATTCGCGTACTCGCGACTTATATGAAGACTTTGTGGATGTATTAGCGCAAGTAGATAGCTTACTGTTGCTTGAGGTGTATTCGGCTGGAGAAGAAGTTATTGCCGGTGCCGATAGTCGCGCATTGTGTCGAAGTCTACGTCAGCGTGGTTTGGAGCCCATCTACGTAAAACAGCCCAGTGAGCTAAACGGTTTATTGGCTGATGTAATCGAAGATGGCGATGTGGTGTTAACCCAAGGTGCGGGCAATATTGGCGTTTTGGCGCGTCAGTTGGGCGAGTTGCAGTTAAACATTAACAAGCTTAAAGGTAGTGAAAGTTAA
- the murE gene encoding UDP-N-acetylmuramoyl-L-alanyl-D-glutamate--2,6-diaminopimelate ligase, whose amino-acid sequence MVKPSLSALLAKFSVTVAPDISFNHLSLNSREIEQGDIFVAVKGHQVDGRNYIDSAISAGAVAVLADADDEKSHGQIVWHKQVACIYFWRLNQQLSQLASAAYFPDGNPLTLVGVTGTNGKSTVTHLIANLAKLSGIRAAVMGTLGNGEPGKLVASENTTADAITIQRQLCEMNQQGYELVAMEVSSHGLVQQRVASVPFKVAIFTNLSRDHLDYHGSMAEYGRAKQALFNWPSLECRLINADDGFGKQLLQHYPSAQSLSLEDSTADWQIANLQFSELGASGYLFSPQTRHEKLTFKSPLLGRFNADNLLSAIACLQFLGLPLESLLTQLPALSAVPGRMELFAGKRSVVVDYAHTPDALEKALTALRQHCSGELICIFGCGGDRDKGKRPLMAQIAERLADQVIVTDDNPRFEDPQAITDDILLGFNHAEAVTIIHDRCEAIAHALTHSRDKDIVLVAGKGHESYQIIGAEVRDYDERAVVKQLVGVKA is encoded by the coding sequence ATGGTGAAACCTAGTTTGTCTGCATTGTTGGCGAAATTTTCGGTAACGGTTGCCCCAGACATCAGCTTTAATCACCTCTCTCTAAATAGTAGAGAGATTGAGCAAGGCGATATATTTGTTGCGGTTAAAGGCCATCAAGTTGATGGTCGTAACTATATTGATTCAGCGATTAGTGCTGGAGCAGTTGCAGTACTTGCAGATGCGGATGATGAAAAATCTCATGGTCAAATAGTGTGGCATAAGCAAGTCGCCTGTATTTACTTTTGGCGCTTGAACCAACAGCTATCGCAATTAGCGTCAGCGGCTTATTTCCCAGATGGTAATCCGCTTACCTTAGTGGGTGTTACTGGTACCAACGGTAAAAGCACAGTAACCCATTTAATTGCTAACTTGGCAAAACTAAGCGGCATTCGGGCTGCTGTGATGGGAACGTTAGGTAATGGTGAGCCAGGTAAGCTGGTCGCGAGTGAAAACACCACTGCCGACGCGATTACTATTCAGCGCCAGCTTTGTGAAATGAATCAGCAAGGCTATGAACTAGTCGCTATGGAAGTATCGTCGCATGGTTTGGTGCAGCAGCGAGTGGCGAGTGTGCCGTTTAAGGTTGCGATATTCACTAACCTTAGCCGAGACCACCTTGATTACCATGGCAGCATGGCTGAGTATGGCCGCGCGAAACAAGCCTTATTTAACTGGCCAAGTTTAGAATGTCGTTTAATCAATGCCGATGATGGTTTTGGCAAGCAGTTGCTGCAGCACTATCCAAGTGCTCAATCTTTGTCGCTAGAAGATAGCACCGCCGATTGGCAAATCGCTAATCTGCAGTTCAGCGAGTTAGGGGCAAGCGGTTATTTGTTTAGCCCACAAACAAGGCATGAAAAGCTAACTTTTAAAAGTCCACTTTTAGGGCGTTTTAATGCTGATAATTTACTAAGCGCTATAGCTTGTTTGCAGTTCTTAGGTCTTCCATTAGAAAGCTTACTTACTCAGTTACCTGCCCTTAGCGCGGTACCTGGTCGAATGGAGTTATTTGCCGGTAAACGTTCGGTGGTGGTTGATTACGCGCATACGCCTGACGCCTTAGAAAAAGCCTTAACAGCCCTGCGCCAGCATTGTAGTGGCGAGCTTATTTGTATTTTTGGTTGCGGCGGCGACAGAGATAAGGGTAAACGACCTTTAATGGCACAAATAGCCGAGCGCTTGGCAGACCAGGTTATTGTTACTGACGACAACCCTCGCTTTGAAGATCCCCAAGCGATTACCGACGATATACTGCTTGGTTTTAATCACGCTGAAGCCGTAACCATTATTCACGATCGCTGTGAGGCGATTGCTCATGCGCTTACCCATTCTCGCGATAAAGATATTGTTTTAGTGGCCGGTAAAGGCCATGAAAGCTATCAAATTATTGGAGCTGAAGTGCGTGACTATGATGAACGCGCAGTTGTTAAGCAGCTAGTGGGAGTGAAAGCATGA
- a CDS encoding UDP-N-acetylmuramoyl-tripeptide--D-alanyl-D-alanine ligase produces MIALSLNELTQALDAQLVGDSLIIQSISTDTREQMSQALFIALVGERFDAHNYAQQAVEQGATALLVERELAIDVPQLLVKDTRIALGQLAGYVREKLALSCCAITGSNGKTTVKEMTTAILSQGFEVLATKGNFNNDIGVPLSLLRATEKHQLGVLELGANHIGEIAYTVSLVKPKVALINNVSAAHIEGFGSQDGVLKAKSELFGELGAEQLALCEYQSSYQEYLDEVARPAKVEHFSLDNVNADYYASAIESLGLSGSRFVLHTPNGEALIQINLAGEHNVKNAVAAAALSLNMGAKLEQVSRGLAQLDKVPGRVNVQSLNDSIQLIDDSYNANPASFNAAINILANFEGKRFLIAGAMGEMGQQTKQVHNDLVKRALDSDISLYSYGASFDEVLAEIGQSSLGFDSHEALCEQLITALEAQHSPCLVLVKGSRSTHMEKVVKQLQQYYKKGLEC; encoded by the coding sequence ATGATTGCCTTAAGCCTTAACGAGCTAACACAAGCCTTAGATGCTCAGCTAGTGGGCGATAGTTTAATTATTCAGTCAATCAGTACAGATACTCGCGAGCAGATGTCTCAGGCCTTGTTTATTGCTTTGGTGGGTGAGCGATTTGATGCTCATAACTACGCCCAACAAGCTGTTGAGCAAGGTGCAACTGCGCTGCTGGTAGAGCGTGAGTTAGCAATTGATGTACCTCAGTTGTTAGTCAAGGACACCCGTATAGCGCTCGGACAATTGGCCGGTTATGTAAGAGAGAAGTTGGCGCTAAGTTGCTGTGCCATTACTGGTAGCAATGGTAAAACCACGGTGAAAGAAATGACCACGGCCATTTTGTCACAGGGTTTCGAGGTACTCGCCACCAAAGGTAATTTTAACAACGATATTGGGGTGCCTTTATCGCTGCTTCGCGCGACCGAAAAGCATCAGTTGGGTGTATTAGAGTTAGGCGCAAATCATATCGGTGAAATTGCCTACACAGTGAGTTTGGTAAAACCCAAGGTTGCTTTAATCAATAATGTATCTGCTGCGCATATTGAAGGCTTTGGCTCTCAAGACGGCGTGCTGAAAGCTAAATCTGAGCTATTTGGCGAACTAGGTGCCGAGCAGTTAGCGCTGTGTGAGTACCAATCTAGCTATCAAGAGTACTTAGATGAGGTCGCTCGTCCGGCTAAGGTTGAGCATTTTTCTTTAGATAACGTTAATGCCGATTATTATGCCAGCGCTATTGAGTCTCTAGGTTTAAGTGGCAGCCGTTTTGTATTGCACACGCCAAACGGTGAGGCGCTTATCCAAATTAATTTGGCGGGCGAGCACAATGTTAAAAATGCTGTCGCTGCAGCTGCGCTTTCGTTGAACATGGGAGCCAAGCTAGAGCAAGTAAGCCGAGGCTTGGCGCAATTAGATAAAGTGCCGGGTCGGGTGAACGTGCAATCGTTAAATGACAGTATCCAATTAATTGATGATAGCTATAACGCTAACCCGGCGTCATTTAATGCAGCTATCAACATTTTGGCCAATTTTGAAGGTAAGCGCTTCCTTATCGCTGGTGCCATGGGGGAAATGGGACAGCAAACAAAACAGGTGCATAACGACTTAGTTAAACGGGCACTTGACAGTGACATCAGCTTGTATTCTTATGGCGCGTCTTTTGACGAAGTGCTGGCCGAAATTGGTCAGTCTTCACTCGGTTTCGACAGCCATGAAGCGCTTTGTGAGCAACTTATTACCGCCTTAGAAGCACAACATTCTCCGTGTCTTGTGTTGGTTAAAGGGTCTCGTTCGACCCACATGGAAAAAGTCGTTAAACAGTTACAGCAATATTATAAAAAGGGTTTGGAATGTTAG
- the murG gene encoding undecaprenyldiphospho-muramoylpentapeptide beta-N-acetylglucosaminyltransferase, with product MVNAKQHKLLVMAGGTGGHVFPGLAVADKLAAQGWDVSWLGTAERMEAQLVPKHGYPIDFISIKGVRGNGLLRKLTAPFKLLNAVRQAVAVIKRYQPDVVLGMGGFASGPGGIAAWLLGKPLVLHEQNAAAGFTNKMLSKIASKVLMAFPGALDKAEVVGNPVRESVLALEEKTESDSASFNLLVIGGSLGAQVFNEQLAEGIKHSQLDLKIWHQAGKNKHSSAVDAYRQQELDKNLSESPKIVEFIDDMAAAYQWSDVILCRAGALTVSEVAAAGIPAIFVPLPYAVDDHQTKNAQFLVKADAARLLKQTEFTPQNIAAVLNEFADPGLRLSCARNARKQAITDATDKVAAVCQALIKE from the coding sequence ATGGTTAATGCTAAGCAACACAAACTATTGGTGATGGCGGGTGGCACTGGTGGTCATGTATTCCCTGGGTTAGCTGTCGCCGATAAGCTAGCTGCGCAGGGCTGGGATGTTTCGTGGTTAGGAACTGCCGAGCGCATGGAAGCTCAATTAGTGCCTAAACATGGTTATCCCATCGACTTTATTAGCATAAAAGGGGTTCGCGGTAATGGTTTGCTGCGCAAACTGACGGCGCCGTTTAAATTGCTAAACGCGGTTCGTCAGGCTGTTGCTGTGATTAAGCGCTATCAACCCGATGTTGTATTAGGCATGGGCGGCTTTGCCAGTGGGCCTGGAGGTATAGCCGCTTGGTTACTAGGAAAACCATTGGTTTTGCACGAGCAGAACGCGGCTGCTGGTTTTACCAATAAAATGCTGAGCAAAATTGCCAGCAAAGTACTAATGGCGTTTCCGGGAGCCTTAGATAAAGCCGAAGTAGTTGGCAACCCTGTGCGTGAGTCGGTATTAGCTTTAGAAGAAAAGACTGAAAGCGATTCAGCCAGTTTTAACTTATTGGTCATCGGCGGAAGTTTGGGCGCTCAAGTGTTCAATGAGCAGTTGGCCGAGGGCATAAAGCACAGCCAACTTGATTTAAAAATCTGGCACCAAGCGGGTAAAAACAAACATAGCAGCGCAGTGGATGCTTATCGCCAACAAGAACTTGATAAAAATTTGAGCGAATCACCTAAAATTGTCGAATTTATTGATGACATGGCAGCAGCCTATCAATGGTCAGATGTGATACTCTGTCGCGCTGGCGCGCTAACGGTGTCAGAGGTGGCTGCAGCGGGGATCCCGGCTATTTTTGTACCACTGCCTTATGCCGTTGATGACCATCAAACCAAAAACGCGCAGTTTTTGGTTAAAGCAGATGCCGCACGTTTGTTAAAACAAACAGAATTTACGCCGCAGAATATTGCGGCAGTACTGAATGAATTTGCTGATCCTGGATTGCGTTTGTCTTGTGCTCGCAATGCACGAAAGCAGGCAATCACCGATGCTACTGACAAAGTAGCAGCGGTGTGCCAAGCGTTAATTAAAGAGTAG
- the mraY gene encoding phospho-N-acetylmuramoyl-pentapeptide-transferase — translation MLVWLAEYLQQYFSGFSLFGYLTFRAIVSILTALVFGLWMGPKLIRRLQLLQIGQTVRNDGPESHLSKSGTPTMGGVLIIASVFLSTLLWARLDNPYVWVMLFVFGSYGAIGFVDDYRKVIRKDPAGLIARWKYFWQSVVALIVAVYLFWSSDSAAQTQLVLPFIKDIMPQLGWLFIPLTYLVIVGSSNAVNLTDGLDGLAIMPSVMVASAFALVAYLTGHVNFSSYLFIPYIPQASELVVVCTAMVGAGLAFLWFNTYPAQVFMGDVGSLALGAALGAVAVLVRQELLLVIMGGVFVMETVSVILQVGSYKLRGQRIFRMAPIHHHYELKGWPEPRVIVRFWIISLILVLIGLATLKVR, via the coding sequence ATGTTAGTTTGGTTGGCGGAATATCTGCAGCAATACTTTAGTGGATTTTCGCTATTTGGGTATTTAACCTTTAGAGCAATTGTCAGCATTTTGACCGCCTTAGTCTTTGGACTATGGATGGGGCCAAAGCTTATTCGTCGCTTACAGTTGTTACAAATTGGTCAAACCGTGCGTAACGATGGGCCAGAATCTCACTTGAGCAAGTCGGGTACTCCCACAATGGGCGGTGTGCTGATTATTGCCTCGGTGTTTTTGTCTACCTTATTATGGGCGCGTTTAGACAACCCTTATGTATGGGTGATGTTATTTGTATTTGGTAGCTATGGCGCAATTGGTTTTGTTGATGATTACCGTAAAGTTATCCGCAAAGACCCTGCGGGCTTAATTGCCCGTTGGAAGTATTTTTGGCAATCAGTTGTCGCGCTAATTGTTGCGGTTTATCTATTCTGGAGTTCTGACTCTGCGGCTCAAACCCAACTGGTGTTGCCGTTTATCAAAGACATTATGCCGCAATTAGGCTGGCTATTTATCCCTCTTACATATTTGGTCATTGTAGGCAGCAGCAACGCCGTTAACCTAACGGACGGCTTAGATGGCCTGGCGATAATGCCAAGCGTGATGGTGGCATCAGCGTTTGCTCTCGTCGCCTACTTAACCGGCCACGTAAACTTTTCAAGCTACTTGTTTATCCCTTATATCCCACAAGCCAGTGAACTGGTGGTGGTGTGTACCGCCATGGTGGGAGCAGGATTAGCCTTTCTTTGGTTCAATACCTACCCAGCTCAAGTATTTATGGGCGATGTAGGTTCGCTAGCCCTAGGCGCAGCATTGGGCGCTGTAGCTGTGTTGGTTCGTCAAGAGTTGTTGTTGGTGATTATGGGCGGCGTATTTGTAATGGAAACTGTGTCGGTAATCCTGCAAGTAGGATCTTATAAGTTACGTGGACAGCGCATTTTCCGCATGGCGCCGATTCATCACCATTATGAGCTTAAAGGGTGGCCAGAGCCTCGAGTCATCGTGCGCTTTTGGATTATTTCATTAATTTTAGTTTTGATTGGCTTAGCCACCCTCAAGGTGCGCTAG
- the ftsW gene encoding cell division protein FtsW, translated as MKVMSKPLWFENTLQWINPTPKESQEPLLFDRHLLWLALCLMVMGLVMVASSSIPEGIAISDDPFRFAKRHGIYLLLCLAAMAFVVQIPLAWWQSHNAKLLLLSGVALVLVLLIGRNINGSSRWIGLGPINVQPAEFAKLALFTYLAGYLVRRHEQVRENLKGFLKPLIVFFFLAVLLLAQPDLGSVVVMFVTTVGMLFLAGAKLIQFFGLIFTGVVAVVTLVIAEPYRMRRVSSFLDPWQDPFGSGYQLTQSLMAFGRGDWLGEGLGNSIQKLEYLPEAHTDFVVAVLAEELGFIGVCAVLLLLILLVSRAMKIGKQALLAEQAFAGYLACGIGIWFSFQTMVNVGAASGLVPTKGLTLPLISYGGSSLLAMSIAVAILLRIDHELRLANCQAYKRDAHG; from the coding sequence ATGAAAGTAATGTCTAAACCACTTTGGTTCGAGAATACCTTACAGTGGATAAACCCCACCCCTAAAGAAAGCCAAGAACCGCTTTTATTCGACCGTCATTTATTATGGTTAGCCTTATGCCTAATGGTGATGGGGCTTGTGATGGTGGCATCTTCATCTATTCCAGAAGGCATCGCGATTAGCGATGATCCATTCCGTTTTGCTAAACGGCATGGTATTTATTTGTTGTTGTGTTTAGCCGCTATGGCTTTTGTGGTGCAAATCCCGCTGGCATGGTGGCAATCTCACAATGCCAAATTACTGCTATTGTCGGGTGTTGCATTGGTATTGGTATTGCTGATTGGCCGCAATATTAACGGTAGTAGTCGCTGGATTGGTTTAGGTCCGATTAATGTGCAGCCTGCCGAGTTTGCCAAACTTGCGTTGTTCACGTATTTAGCCGGTTACCTTGTGCGTCGCCATGAACAGGTACGGGAAAACCTAAAAGGCTTTTTAAAGCCGCTCATCGTGTTCTTCTTTTTGGCAGTATTGTTGCTGGCACAGCCCGACTTGGGCAGTGTGGTCGTTATGTTTGTTACCACCGTAGGCATGCTATTTTTAGCTGGCGCCAAGCTTATTCAGTTCTTTGGTTTGATTTTTACTGGTGTGGTAGCGGTGGTGACTTTGGTTATCGCAGAACCTTACCGAATGCGTCGTGTTTCCTCTTTTCTTGACCCTTGGCAAGATCCTTTTGGTAGTGGTTATCAGTTAACTCAATCCCTAATGGCCTTTGGGCGAGGCGACTGGTTAGGCGAAGGTTTGGGGAACTCTATTCAGAAGCTTGAATACTTGCCAGAAGCGCATACCGATTTTGTGGTTGCTGTATTAGCTGAAGAACTTGGATTTATCGGTGTATGCGCGGTTTTGTTGCTACTTATTTTGTTGGTAAGCCGCGCCATGAAAATTGGTAAGCAGGCCTTACTGGCAGAGCAGGCTTTTGCTGGTTACTTAGCTTGTGGCATTGGTATCTGGTTTAGTTTCCAAACCATGGTAAATGTTGGCGCGGCTTCAGGCTTGGTGCCCACCAAAGGCTTAACCTTACCGTTAATTTCTTATGGTGGTTCCAGCTTATTGGCGATGTCGATAGCGGTAGCTATCTTATTGCGAATTGATCATGAACTTCGATTGGCCAATTGTCAGGCCTATAAGAGAGATGCTCATGGTTAA
- the murD gene encoding UDP-N-acetylmuramoyl-L-alanine--D-glutamate ligase has translation MSKLQPQLRYAVVGLGASGLSSVRFLLKHEVLPLVCDTRQQPPGLASLPASLQVVCGELPLKQLHECDVVIVSPGVALATPELQSLAKAGVQLIGDVELFCHYAEAPIVAITGSNGKSTVTSLLGEMAKQAGVNVAVGGNIGVPALDLLSPQVELYVLELSSFQLETTNSLRAKAATLLNVSEDHMDRYQGMSDYIAAKQTVYQNAEYAVINLDDELSQPPVQLEHSLSFSLHLDADYRLSDDQQYLMRGQQALLATSELGLVGTHNFANILAALALAEAAGLNIDACLQAAKNYQGLAHRCQLVARKQGIAWINDSKATNVGATLAALNGLAGGQGQLWLIAGGDAKGGDLSELQAAFNQIAGVVAFGKDKQRFKDLDQRVELKEDLAESFSWCQQQAKEGDIVLLSPACASLDMYKNFEVRGQHFCELVEAL, from the coding sequence GTGAGTAAGTTACAGCCACAACTACGCTATGCGGTCGTTGGCCTTGGTGCCAGCGGGCTTAGCTCTGTGCGCTTTTTACTTAAGCACGAAGTGTTGCCCTTAGTTTGTGATACTCGCCAGCAGCCTCCTGGTTTAGCCTCGTTACCTGCTAGCTTGCAGGTGGTGTGTGGCGAGCTGCCCCTTAAGCAATTGCATGAATGTGACGTGGTGATTGTTAGCCCTGGGGTCGCCTTAGCCACGCCAGAGTTACAAAGCTTGGCGAAAGCCGGTGTACAGCTTATTGGTGATGTTGAGCTATTTTGTCACTATGCCGAAGCCCCCATCGTTGCGATTACTGGCTCAAACGGTAAAAGTACGGTCACTAGCTTGTTGGGCGAGATGGCCAAGCAAGCCGGAGTTAATGTTGCTGTAGGCGGTAATATTGGGGTGCCTGCCTTAGATTTGCTTTCGCCACAGGTCGAGTTATATGTTCTTGAGTTGTCGAGCTTTCAGTTGGAAACAACCAACAGTCTTCGCGCCAAAGCCGCTACATTGCTAAATGTTAGCGAAGACCACATGGACCGCTACCAAGGCATGAGCGATTACATCGCCGCTAAACAAACGGTTTACCAAAATGCTGAATATGCGGTTATCAACTTGGATGACGAATTGTCCCAGCCGCCAGTCCAGCTCGAACATAGCTTGAGTTTTTCTCTTCATTTAGATGCAGATTATCGCTTAAGTGACGATCAGCAATATCTAATGCGTGGGCAACAAGCGCTATTAGCCACCTCTGAGTTGGGGCTGGTTGGTACCCATAATTTTGCCAATATACTTGCTGCATTAGCCTTAGCAGAGGCTGCAGGGCTTAACATTGACGCTTGTTTACAAGCCGCAAAAAATTATCAAGGTTTAGCCCATCGTTGCCAGTTGGTAGCGCGTAAACAGGGTATTGCTTGGATTAACGACTCTAAGGCTACCAATGTAGGCGCTACCTTAGCCGCCTTAAATGGCCTGGCTGGTGGCCAAGGTCAGCTTTGGTTAATTGCTGGTGGAGATGCCAAAGGCGGCGATTTAAGTGAGTTACAAGCTGCCTTCAACCAAATTGCTGGTGTTGTTGCCTTTGGTAAAGACAAGCAACGCTTTAAAGATTTAGATCAGCGTGTCGAACTAAAAGAAGATTTAGCAGAGAGTTTTAGTTGGTGTCAGCAACAAGCAAAAGAGGGTGACATAGTTTTGTTGTCTCCAGCCTGCGCCAGCTTGGATATGTATAAGAATTTTGAAGTGCGCGGGCAACACTTCTGCGAACTGGTGGAGGCGCTATGA
- a CDS encoding penicillin-binding transpeptidase domain-containing protein — MNAKANKQGLFIHWRFVLVMAVVCLVFTALVSRAAYIQVIAPDKLIYEGDLRSIRTKTGYAERGVITDRLGNELAVSVPVRAIWADPKHVADQNSLANREAWAALAKVLDTDVDSLQQRVSNPKRRFVYLQRQVSAAVADYVTKLKIKGVYLKPESRRFYPTGEVSAHLVGFTNIDDHGLEGIERSYDDWLTGEPGKRKVRKDRLGRVVEDLAVIHQAKKAQNIALSIDQRIQAIAYRELKKAVAETKATSGSVVVLDIETGEVLAMANSPSFNPNNRNEFQSYRYRNRAITDSYEPGSTVKPLSVIAALERDHIRSNSMINTSPGWMQIGGRRVRDSRNYGEISLTKVIQKSSNVATSQLALKVGVEGMLDTFYDVGFGNDAGLGLVGESGGQMPQRRRWSDFELATLSFGYGLMVTPLQLAQAYATMGAGGVFRPASIIKLQQPATGERVFEQNKAQAVLEMMESVIQDGGTGQKAAVPGYRVAGKTGTSRKAVRGGYGDDYVAIFAGVAPVSKPKLAIAVFVNEPQTDRYYGGDVAAPVFSKVMQGGLQYLNVAPDDNTSQVVQLNGGNNGET, encoded by the coding sequence ATGAATGCTAAGGCAAATAAACAAGGACTGTTCATTCACTGGCGCTTTGTGTTGGTGATGGCAGTGGTGTGCTTAGTGTTTACTGCTTTGGTAAGTCGTGCGGCGTATATTCAAGTTATTGCGCCGGATAAGCTTATCTATGAAGGTGACTTACGCTCGATTCGCACCAAAACCGGCTATGCGGAGCGTGGCGTAATTACCGACCGCTTAGGCAACGAGTTAGCCGTGAGTGTGCCAGTGCGCGCTATTTGGGCCGATCCTAAACATGTGGCAGACCAAAATAGTTTGGCTAATCGTGAGGCTTGGGCTGCCCTAGCCAAGGTATTGGATACCGACGTAGACAGCTTGCAACAGCGAGTCAGTAACCCGAAACGTCGTTTTGTTTATTTACAGCGCCAAGTGAGTGCGGCGGTTGCTGATTATGTTACTAAGCTTAAAATTAAAGGGGTCTATTTAAAGCCTGAATCTCGACGTTTCTATCCTACCGGCGAAGTGAGTGCTCACCTTGTTGGTTTCACTAATATTGATGATCACGGTTTAGAAGGTATTGAGCGTAGTTATGATGACTGGCTCACTGGTGAACCCGGTAAGCGTAAAGTACGCAAAGATCGCTTAGGTCGTGTTGTTGAAGATCTGGCTGTCATTCATCAAGCCAAAAAAGCGCAGAATATTGCTTTAAGTATCGACCAACGGATCCAAGCAATCGCTTATCGAGAGCTTAAAAAAGCCGTTGCCGAGACCAAAGCCACCTCAGGCAGTGTAGTTGTGTTAGATATTGAAACCGGTGAAGTATTAGCGATGGCTAATAGCCCATCATTTAATCCTAACAATCGAAACGAGTTCCAAAGTTATCGCTATCGTAATCGTGCAATAACCGATAGTTATGAACCGGGCTCTACGGTTAAGCCACTATCGGTTATCGCGGCGCTTGAGCGCGACCACATTCGTTCAAACAGTATGATTAACACCAGCCCTGGTTGGATGCAGATTGGTGGGCGTAGAGTCCGAGATTCGCGCAACTACGGTGAAATTAGTTTGACTAAAGTCATTCAAAAATCGAGCAACGTTGCCACTAGCCAATTAGCCCTAAAGGTGGGTGTAGAGGGGATGCTTGATACATTCTACGACGTGGGTTTTGGTAACGATGCTGGTTTAGGTTTAGTCGGCGAATCGGGTGGTCAAATGCCGCAGCGCCGCCGTTGGTCAGACTTTGAACTTGCCACTTTGTCATTTGGCTATGGCTTAATGGTTACCCCACTGCAACTCGCCCAAGCTTACGCAACAATGGGAGCTGGTGGCGTATTTCGACCAGCATCCATCATTAAGTTACAGCAGCCAGCCACCGGCGAGAGAGTGTTTGAGCAAAACAAAGCACAAGCTGTGTTAGAGATGATGGAGTCGGTTATTCAAGATGGTGGTACCGGGCAGAAAGCTGCAGTACCAGGTTATCGTGTAGCAGGCAAAACTGGCACCAGCCGTAAAGCTGTTCGTGGTGGCTATGGTGATGACTACGTCGCCATTTTTGCAGGTGTTGCTCCGGTGAGTAAGCCTAAGCTTGCCATTGCAGTATTTGTTAACGAACCACAAACCGACCGCTATTATGGCGGCGATGTTGCTGCTCCGGTTTTCTCGAAAGTGATGCAAGGCGGATTACAGTATTTAAACGTTGCCCCTGATGATAATACCAGCCAAGTGGTACAACTAAATGGAGGCAACAATGGTGAAACCTAG